From the genome of Bradyrhizobium elkanii USDA 76, one region includes:
- a CDS encoding GNAT family N-acetyltransferase: MNDLSIRHMRPDEIALAVDWAAAEGWNPGLADAPCFAAEDPQGFSIGELDGAPAAVISCVNYGAQFSFLGFYIVRPDLRGRGHGLKIWNAAIAHARPRVIGLDGVVAQQANYQKSGFALAYANVRYGGTVAAPSAPKARIVALSDVPMALIEADDATVFPAPRPAFLRSWINTPGHVGRALMRDGRLAGWGVIRPCRTGRKIGPLIADDRAGAEAILSALLASAGGGEIFLDVPAINRDAVALAQDLGLLPVFETARMYTGAIPPLRIDRVFGVTTFELG; the protein is encoded by the coding sequence CATCCGACACATGCGGCCGGACGAGATCGCGCTCGCGGTGGACTGGGCCGCGGCGGAGGGATGGAATCCGGGTCTCGCCGATGCGCCCTGCTTTGCCGCCGAGGACCCGCAGGGTTTCTCCATCGGCGAGCTCGATGGCGCGCCTGCCGCGGTGATCTCCTGCGTCAATTACGGCGCGCAATTTTCCTTCCTGGGCTTCTACATCGTGCGCCCGGACCTGCGCGGCCGCGGCCACGGCCTGAAGATCTGGAATGCGGCCATCGCACATGCGCGCCCGCGCGTGATCGGGCTCGATGGCGTGGTGGCGCAGCAGGCGAACTACCAGAAGTCCGGCTTCGCGCTTGCCTACGCCAATGTGCGCTATGGCGGCACCGTCGCCGCACCATCTGCGCCGAAAGCCCGCATCGTCGCGCTGAGCGATGTGCCTATGGCGCTGATCGAAGCCGATGACGCCACGGTGTTTCCGGCCCCGCGCCCCGCCTTCCTGCGCAGCTGGATCAATACGCCGGGACATGTCGGGCGCGCGCTGATGCGCGACGGCAGGCTGGCCGGCTGGGGCGTGATCCGCCCCTGCCGGACCGGCCGCAAGATCGGCCCGCTCATCGCCGATGACCGCGCCGGCGCCGAGGCCATCCTGTCGGCATTGCTCGCGAGCGCAGGCGGCGGCGAGATCTTCCTCGACGTCCCCGCGATCAACCGCGACGCCGTCGCGCTGGCGCAAGACCTCGGGCTGTTACCGGTGTTCGAGACCGCACGGATGTATACCGGCGCGATCCCGCCATTGCGGATCGATCGCGTGTTCGGCGTCACGACGTTCGAGCTCGGCTAG